One window of the Arthrobacter sp. D5-1 genome contains the following:
- a CDS encoding DNA-3-methyladenine glycosylase I — protein sequence MIPDNGTVVGEDGLARPLWAASDPLMQAYYDHEWGMPVRDEQGMYERISLEAFQAGLSWATILRKREAFRTAFLDFHPDSVAAFTDEDVERLMLDAGIVRNRLKIRAAITNAKATIALREEGGLVDFVWSFQPPTTPAPRTYADIPTTSPESVALSKALRKKGFAFVGPTTMYALMEAIGIIDTHLMDSHRRGSSGVWA from the coding sequence ATGATCCCGGACAACGGCACAGTCGTCGGTGAGGACGGCCTTGCCCGCCCCCTGTGGGCTGCATCGGACCCGCTCATGCAGGCTTACTACGATCACGAGTGGGGAATGCCTGTCCGCGATGAGCAAGGCATGTACGAACGCATCAGTCTGGAGGCCTTCCAAGCGGGCCTGTCATGGGCCACCATTCTCCGGAAACGGGAAGCATTCCGGACTGCGTTCCTGGACTTCCACCCGGACAGCGTTGCCGCCTTCACAGATGAGGACGTCGAACGGCTGATGCTGGATGCCGGGATTGTCCGCAACCGCCTCAAGATCCGTGCAGCCATCACCAATGCCAAGGCCACTATTGCCCTGCGCGAAGAGGGCGGGCTGGTGGACTTTGTATGGTCTTTCCAGCCACCCACCACCCCGGCTCCCCGTACCTATGCGGACATTCCCACAACATCTCCTGAGTCAGTCGCACTCTCCAAAGCACTCCGGAAGAAGGGCTTCGCCTTCGTTGGGCCCACCACCATGTATGCCCTCATGGAAGCAATCGGCATCATTGACACCCATCTAATGGACAGTCATCGCCGTGGGTCGTCGGGAGTATGGGCCTGA
- a CDS encoding alpha-ketoglutarate-dependent dioxygenase AlkB: MSDDALFPLELVQPETHDAGPRLIAPGAVHIPGWLNAEQQRWIVGRFGEWTQGPVPLRAATLPGGRRMSVRTVCLGWHWQPYKYTREATDVNGRPVLDFPDWMVRLGRKAVADAYASGADPEGSVTDLASNYTPDAALVNFYDDGAAMGMHQDKDERSGAPVVSLSIGEACLFRFGNTKTRTKPYTDVKLHSGDLFVFGGPSRFAYHGIPKVFPGTAPADCGLSHGRINITMRVTGMS, translated from the coding sequence GTGAGCGATGACGCCTTGTTTCCGTTGGAGCTGGTGCAGCCTGAAACGCACGACGCCGGACCCCGGCTGATTGCCCCGGGCGCGGTCCATATCCCCGGCTGGCTCAACGCCGAGCAGCAGCGGTGGATTGTGGGGCGCTTTGGCGAATGGACCCAGGGTCCGGTGCCTTTGCGGGCTGCAACACTTCCGGGCGGCCGCCGGATGTCGGTCCGTACCGTGTGCCTTGGGTGGCATTGGCAACCGTACAAGTACACGCGGGAAGCCACCGACGTCAACGGCCGTCCCGTGCTCGATTTCCCGGACTGGATGGTTCGTTTGGGACGGAAGGCTGTAGCGGACGCCTACGCGTCCGGAGCCGACCCGGAAGGGTCAGTGACCGATCTTGCCTCGAACTACACGCCCGACGCCGCACTGGTGAACTTCTACGACGACGGCGCAGCCATGGGTATGCATCAGGACAAAGACGAACGCTCGGGGGCACCCGTAGTGTCCCTCAGCATCGGCGAGGCCTGCCTCTTCCGCTTCGGCAATACCAAGACCCGAACCAAGCCGTATACGGATGTGAAACTCCACTCCGGAGACCTGTTTGTCTTCGGTGGGCCGTCCAGGTTTGCCTATCACGGCATTCCCAAAGTCTTTCCCGGAACTGCTCCCGCGGACTGCGGCCTGTCGCACGGACGGATCAACATCACCATGAGGGTAACTGGAATGTCTTGA
- a CDS encoding methylated-DNA--[protein]-cysteine S-methyltransferase: MTLESSPDHADVLSLLEPLDAGLEPALTSLRARLARDAQLTHTLDVAYRVVDSPVGKLLLAATDRGIVRVAFEVENHTEVLQRLSDTISPRILQAPARLDSAARQLEEYFGGTRTEFDLTVDFRLSRGFRLNVLQHLPRIAYGRTESYADVALAAGSPNAVRAVGTACATNPIPVIIPCHRVVKSDGSFGGYLGGPEAKRALLTLEAAA, from the coding sequence ATGACCCTTGAATCAAGCCCCGACCACGCGGACGTGTTGTCACTCCTGGAACCCCTCGACGCCGGCCTGGAACCCGCCCTTACGAGCCTGCGCGCCCGGCTTGCCCGCGATGCCCAACTGACCCACACCCTGGACGTGGCTTACAGAGTGGTGGATTCCCCTGTGGGGAAACTCCTCTTGGCTGCCACCGACCGGGGAATCGTACGGGTGGCCTTTGAGGTGGAAAACCACACCGAAGTCCTGCAGCGCTTGTCCGACACCATCAGTCCCCGCATTCTTCAGGCACCGGCACGGTTGGACAGTGCTGCGCGGCAACTCGAGGAGTATTTTGGCGGCACCCGGACAGAGTTCGATCTCACCGTGGACTTCCGACTGTCCCGCGGGTTCCGGCTGAATGTGCTGCAGCACCTGCCCCGGATTGCCTATGGTCGGACCGAAAGCTACGCGGACGTTGCTTTGGCTGCGGGCAGCCCCAATGCGGTCCGGGCTGTTGGAACTGCCTGTGCCACCAACCCGATTCCCGTCATCATCCCCTGCCATCGTGTAGTGAAGTCGGATGGCAGCTTCGGCGGCTACCTCGGGGGACCGGAGGCAAAACGCGCGCTGCTGACTTTGGAGGCAGCAGCGTGA
- a CDS encoding RNA polymerase sigma factor, protein MGLRQAIGKKPFESVVHEQGSTVLRVCRAVLGVHDADDAWSDTFLAALQAYPDLPHDANVQAWLVTIAHRKCIDHLRAGNRRAVPVDSPPEHASHLGIPGGDHIELLDAVAHLPPKQRQAVAYHYLAGLPYKDVAALLGGTPEAARRAGTDGVKALRSVLVDLPALTHSLSKGEIR, encoded by the coding sequence ATGGGGCTTCGGCAAGCGATCGGCAAAAAACCCTTCGAATCGGTAGTGCACGAACAGGGGTCCACCGTCCTCCGGGTGTGCCGTGCGGTCCTGGGCGTGCACGACGCCGACGACGCCTGGTCAGATACCTTCCTCGCTGCCCTCCAGGCCTATCCTGACCTCCCGCACGACGCCAACGTGCAGGCCTGGCTGGTCACCATAGCGCACCGAAAATGCATCGATCACCTGCGCGCCGGCAACCGTCGGGCCGTCCCGGTGGATTCCCCGCCCGAGCATGCGTCGCACCTTGGTATTCCCGGTGGGGACCACATCGAGTTACTGGACGCGGTGGCCCATCTTCCACCCAAACAACGGCAAGCCGTGGCGTATCACTACCTGGCTGGACTTCCCTATAAGGACGTAGCCGCACTCCTGGGAGGTACTCCTGAGGCCGCAAGACGCGCAGGGACTGACGGCGTCAAAGCCCTCCGCAGCGTGCTGGTTGACCTTCCGGCGCTGACACATTCACTTTCGAAGGGAGAAATCCGATGA
- a CDS encoding methylated-DNA--[protein]-cysteine S-methyltransferase, giving the protein MSIRHTTMDSPLGQLTLTARGEFLTGIFYEGHWHMPPPDYFGVPVGFEDPVFTRVRHELDEYLSGHRTVFDVAHEARGNPFQEKVWTRLKDIPFGETVSYGELAAELGDPHLAQAVGSAVGRNPISIIIPCHRVVGRKGQLTGYAGGLRNKRFLLELEEPAAVKEGKLF; this is encoded by the coding sequence ATGAGCATCCGGCACACCACCATGGATTCCCCGTTGGGGCAGTTGACGCTGACTGCCCGCGGGGAATTTTTGACGGGCATCTTCTACGAGGGCCACTGGCATATGCCTCCGCCCGACTACTTCGGGGTTCCTGTTGGGTTCGAGGATCCTGTGTTCACCCGGGTCCGGCACGAACTGGACGAATACCTGAGTGGCCACCGCACCGTTTTTGACGTAGCGCATGAGGCACGCGGGAACCCCTTCCAGGAAAAGGTATGGACACGCCTAAAAGACATTCCTTTCGGAGAGACCGTCAGTTACGGCGAGTTGGCGGCTGAGTTGGGCGATCCTCATCTGGCCCAGGCCGTGGGCTCCGCCGTCGGCCGGAATCCCATCAGCATCATCATTCCGTGCCACCGCGTGGTGGGACGCAAGGGCCAACTGACCGGGTATGCCGGTGGCCTCCGGAACAAACGCTTCCTTCTTGAATTGGAAGAACCGGCGGCTGTGAAAGAAGGAAAACTTTTCTGA
- a CDS encoding cell division protein CrgA: MPESKPRKRPARQDQQASAAQQYKPNPVWYKAVMFGLMILGLLWIITFYITEGQFPVRDWASWNIVAGFGIAIVGFLMTTRWRS; the protein is encoded by the coding sequence GTGCCCGAGTCCAAGCCCCGCAAGCGGCCTGCCCGTCAGGACCAGCAGGCTTCCGCAGCGCAGCAGTACAAGCCGAACCCGGTTTGGTACAAAGCCGTCATGTTCGGGCTCATGATCCTCGGCCTCCTCTGGATCATCACCTTTTACATCACCGAGGGACAATTCCCGGTCCGGGACTGGGCCTCATGGAACATCGTGGCCGGCTTCGGAATTGCCATTGTGGGCTTCCTGATGACCACGCGCTGGCGCTCCTAG
- a CDS encoding class E sortase, whose product MRGDAVAHQQTTATSAVPSGRRGQEETPRTPLRASDVIRKLSQILGELLITAGVVLLLFVGWQLWWTNVEADAKQAEAIQNFAQQLTGPVTPSESATPADYGDPVVGTAPANGETIGIMYIPRFGADYTRPIIEGTGADVLDTLGLGHYGSTSMPGAIGNFAVAGHRQTHGAVLDSIHTLAPGDKIYVQTADGYYTYVFRNNQIVLPNRTDVLLPVPTQTGVAPEERILTMTSCNPRFGSQERIIAYSVMESWQPASAGPPSDIAAQVAQAQGKG is encoded by the coding sequence ATCCGAGGAGACGCTGTGGCGCATCAGCAGACGACGGCAACTTCTGCCGTGCCGTCCGGGCGCCGCGGGCAGGAAGAAACTCCCCGGACGCCCCTCCGCGCTTCGGACGTCATCCGAAAACTCAGCCAGATCCTGGGTGAACTCCTCATCACGGCCGGTGTCGTCCTGCTGCTGTTTGTGGGCTGGCAACTGTGGTGGACCAACGTTGAGGCAGACGCCAAACAGGCGGAAGCCATCCAGAACTTCGCCCAGCAACTCACAGGGCCCGTTACTCCATCAGAGTCCGCGACCCCGGCGGACTACGGGGATCCAGTCGTGGGAACAGCCCCTGCCAACGGGGAAACGATCGGGATCATGTACATTCCGCGTTTCGGTGCCGACTACACCCGTCCCATCATCGAAGGAACCGGCGCGGACGTTCTGGACACGCTGGGCTTGGGACACTACGGAAGCACCAGCATGCCCGGCGCAATCGGGAACTTTGCGGTGGCCGGCCATCGGCAGACACACGGAGCGGTCCTGGACAGCATCCACACCCTGGCTCCCGGGGACAAGATCTACGTTCAGACCGCTGACGGGTACTACACCTACGTCTTCCGCAACAACCAGATCGTGCTTCCCAACCGCACTGATGTATTGCTGCCCGTGCCTACCCAGACGGGCGTCGCGCCTGAGGAGAGAATCCTTACCATGACCAGTTGCAACCCGCGTTTCGGTTCGCAGGAACGCATCATCGCCTACTCCGTCATGGAAAGCTGGCAACCGGCCTCAGCAGGACCGCCGTCGGACATTGCCGCCCAAGTAGCCCAGGCCCAAGGAAAGGGGTAG
- a CDS encoding aminodeoxychorismate/anthranilate synthase component II has product MSTTKILVVDNYDSFVYTLVGYLQELGAKTTVVRNDDVTLAEATELAATRDGVLVSPGPGTPAEAGVCIELIKWCGDNSKPMFGVCLGHQALAEAYGGVVTHAPELMHGKTSPVSHEGKSVFAGLPSPVTATRYHSLAAVRDSIPDVLEITAETTNGVVMGLQHKTAPLCGVQFHPESVLTEGGYQMLGNWLESLGMAGAAERASKLSPLIKQ; this is encoded by the coding sequence ATGAGCACAACAAAAATTCTTGTAGTAGATAACTACGACAGCTTCGTCTACACCTTGGTGGGATACCTCCAGGAGCTCGGCGCGAAGACCACCGTGGTCCGCAACGACGACGTGACACTCGCCGAGGCCACTGAGCTCGCAGCAACGCGGGACGGCGTCCTCGTCTCGCCGGGTCCCGGAACCCCGGCCGAAGCCGGCGTCTGCATCGAGCTCATCAAGTGGTGCGGCGACAACAGCAAACCGATGTTCGGCGTCTGCCTGGGACACCAGGCCCTGGCCGAGGCGTACGGCGGGGTGGTGACCCATGCCCCTGAACTCATGCACGGCAAGACGTCCCCCGTCAGTCATGAAGGCAAGAGCGTTTTCGCCGGGCTCCCCTCGCCCGTGACGGCAACGCGCTACCACTCACTCGCTGCGGTTCGCGATTCCATCCCGGATGTCCTGGAGATCACTGCCGAAACCACCAACGGCGTAGTGATGGGCTTGCAGCACAAGACCGCACCTCTTTGCGGTGTCCAGTTCCACCCGGAATCGGTCCTCACAGAAGGCGGGTACCAGATGCTCGGCAACTGGTTGGAGTCCTTGGGGATGGCCGGAGCGGCCGAACGCGCCTCCAAACTGAGCCCGCTGATCAAGCAGTAA
- the pknB gene encoding Stk1 family PASTA domain-containing Ser/Thr kinase, with amino-acid sequence MSTPRQGPAHREESTPVSSQRILNERYELGDLIGRGGMADVYRGTDTLLGRTIAVKILRADLARDPQFQARFKREAQAVAALNHPSIVAIFDTGEYSVPGGPGEDVRVPYIVMEYVAGRTLRDMIKANELGVENSIGYTLGVLAALEYSHRAGIVHRDIKPANVMVCADTGDVKVMDFGIARAMADSAATMTQTQAVVGTAQYLSPEQARGETVDARSDLYSAGCLLYELLTSRPPFVGDSPVSVAYQHVREIPDMPSSHNPDVSEALDSVLAKALQKSRTDRFQDAASFRRALRAASNGIPVPAVPASEAPTDPNDLVDQEDPDTQLLSSTAVGFLAADQFKEPEYKDEPAEQQPEEALPLGLPPERERTAGQKSRRRAWAATLVIFTLIVLAGGGFWLYNLMNAQPPVPAKIAVPVVANMTESQAIQELYSAKLVPKTVREASDTVAKDMTIGTSPTAGSMLDQDAEVVLKISSGPSSVTIPADIVGRTEPDARDALRRLGITGDIVTVRTHSATVPVGLVINTGPAPGGAIAISSKVELQVSSGKVLMPQLIGLPVAEAEASLKTNGLPMVVVEQENSEVAPGTVTAQSETFNTEVDQGKSVTITVAKAPVTPTPTPTPTPTETDKPTPKPTATKK; translated from the coding sequence ATGTCTACGCCACGCCAAGGTCCCGCGCATCGAGAGGAGAGCACACCTGTGTCTTCACAGCGCATCCTCAATGAACGCTACGAACTCGGTGATTTGATCGGTCGTGGTGGCATGGCGGACGTATACCGCGGAACGGATACTTTGCTGGGGAGGACCATCGCGGTCAAGATCCTGCGTGCAGATCTGGCCCGCGATCCGCAGTTCCAAGCCCGGTTCAAACGTGAGGCACAGGCCGTTGCGGCGTTGAACCATCCGTCCATTGTGGCCATTTTCGATACCGGCGAATATTCCGTCCCGGGTGGCCCCGGCGAGGATGTTCGTGTTCCGTACATCGTCATGGAATACGTCGCAGGGCGCACCCTGCGGGACATGATCAAGGCGAACGAACTGGGCGTTGAGAATTCCATCGGCTACACCCTGGGTGTCCTGGCCGCCCTGGAATACAGCCACCGTGCGGGAATCGTCCATCGCGACATCAAGCCAGCCAATGTCATGGTTTGTGCTGACACCGGAGACGTCAAAGTCATGGACTTTGGCATTGCACGCGCCATGGCAGATTCCGCTGCCACCATGACCCAAACCCAGGCCGTCGTAGGCACGGCACAGTACCTTTCACCGGAGCAGGCCCGCGGCGAAACCGTGGACGCCCGCAGCGACCTCTATTCGGCGGGTTGCCTCCTCTATGAACTGCTGACCAGCCGGCCGCCGTTTGTCGGCGACAGCCCGGTCTCGGTGGCCTACCAGCACGTCCGCGAAATCCCGGATATGCCCAGCTCGCACAATCCCGACGTTTCCGAAGCCCTCGACTCGGTCCTTGCCAAGGCCCTGCAGAAGAGCCGGACAGACCGTTTCCAGGACGCTGCTTCCTTCCGCCGCGCCCTGCGCGCGGCAAGCAATGGCATTCCCGTCCCGGCTGTCCCGGCAAGCGAAGCACCCACTGATCCGAACGACCTTGTGGACCAAGAGGACCCGGATACCCAACTCCTGAGCTCCACCGCAGTGGGCTTTCTTGCCGCTGACCAGTTCAAGGAACCGGAGTATAAGGACGAACCCGCTGAACAGCAGCCGGAAGAGGCACTTCCCTTGGGCCTCCCACCGGAACGCGAGCGTACAGCGGGCCAGAAGAGCCGCCGTCGTGCGTGGGCTGCAACTCTGGTGATCTTCACTCTTATCGTGCTGGCAGGCGGCGGTTTCTGGCTTTACAACCTCATGAACGCGCAACCGCCGGTCCCGGCCAAGATCGCTGTGCCCGTGGTGGCCAACATGACAGAGTCCCAAGCCATCCAGGAACTCTATTCGGCCAAGCTGGTGCCTAAAACGGTGCGCGAAGCCAGTGACACGGTGGCCAAGGACATGACCATTGGCACATCGCCCACTGCAGGTTCAATGCTCGACCAGGACGCCGAAGTTGTCCTCAAGATTTCCAGCGGACCCAGCTCGGTAACCATTCCGGCCGACATCGTGGGCCGTACGGAGCCCGACGCCCGTGACGCCCTGCGCAGGCTGGGTATCACCGGCGATATCGTGACTGTCCGGACGCACAGCGCTACTGTGCCTGTGGGCTTGGTGATCAACACTGGCCCGGCCCCCGGCGGAGCCATCGCCATCAGCTCCAAGGTGGAACTCCAGGTCTCCTCGGGCAAGGTACTCATGCCCCAGCTGATTGGCTTGCCGGTGGCTGAAGCGGAAGCCTCGCTCAAGACCAACGGCTTGCCCATGGTGGTGGTGGAGCAGGAGAACTCCGAGGTAGCGCCCGGCACCGTAACGGCCCAGAGCGAGACGTTCAACACCGAAGTGGATCAGGGTAAGTCCGTCACCATCACGGTGGCCAAGGCCCCCGTCACCCCCACGCCCACTCCCACTCCAACGCCCACGGAGACGGACAAGCCGACCCCCAAACCGACGGCCACCAAGAAATAG
- a CDS encoding protein kinase has product MRPTSGITLGGRFQLTSRIAIGGMGEVWKAKDQILGRIVAIKVLKEEYTGDPGFLQRFRAEARHTALLNHVGIANVFDYGEEAGSAYLVMELVPGHPLSGILEREQVLSPDMTLSIIAQTARALAVAHAQGLVHRDIKPGNLLITPDNRVKVTDFGIARLADQVPLTQTGQVMGTAQYLAPEQATGQTATGSSDIYSLGVIGYECLTGHRPFSGESQIAIALAQVNDAPPPLPETLPTPVRALLMSMLAKDPKNRPANAIKLAEAAEAIRNGDIATAHAAVPGMLLFESTTGPITAPVDTATAPTGVVTSPYGKEQSSTATSALPVLGAGAAGAAVGAAAASSDNPLSRANALEAERQLNDDEEVVYTDDENFDDAEPERKKRSPWTWPMVALILLVLFALVGFLITQSGFFSPTPSPSQSTTASTSRSASPTSTSATPTATTPPPTSEAPSPTQSTPQKINVIPEQYLGQPFQTVSAELRNLGLGVDGVEVFNPAAPGTVVDINPTGPVDPGQTITVQYSKGPEAVAVPTISVGASESQVRAAIEGAGLRWVAGDPVNGAVGQQAGTFVRSSPAAGAEVPAGSTVTYFLSKAVVPTNPGSSSASPSGTGSPSN; this is encoded by the coding sequence GTGAGGCCTACTTCGGGAATCACACTCGGCGGCAGGTTCCAACTGACCAGTCGTATTGCGATTGGCGGCATGGGCGAGGTCTGGAAGGCCAAGGACCAGATCCTTGGCCGGATCGTTGCCATCAAGGTGCTCAAAGAGGAATACACGGGTGACCCCGGGTTCCTCCAGAGGTTCCGTGCCGAGGCACGGCACACCGCCCTCCTCAACCACGTAGGCATCGCCAACGTCTTTGATTACGGCGAAGAAGCCGGCTCGGCCTATTTGGTCATGGAGCTCGTTCCGGGTCATCCCTTGAGCGGAATCCTCGAGCGGGAGCAGGTGCTGTCTCCGGACATGACGCTCTCCATCATCGCGCAGACAGCCCGCGCCCTTGCCGTGGCACACGCGCAGGGCCTGGTCCACCGCGACATCAAGCCCGGCAACCTGCTGATCACGCCGGACAACCGCGTCAAGGTCACCGACTTCGGCATTGCCCGTTTGGCGGACCAGGTTCCGCTGACACAGACCGGCCAGGTCATGGGCACCGCCCAGTATTTGGCTCCTGAGCAGGCAACCGGCCAGACCGCCACGGGTTCCTCGGACATCTACTCACTGGGTGTCATCGGATACGAGTGCCTCACCGGCCACCGTCCGTTCTCCGGCGAATCGCAGATCGCCATTGCCCTGGCGCAGGTCAACGATGCGCCGCCGCCCCTGCCGGAGACCTTGCCGACACCCGTCCGCGCCCTCCTGATGTCCATGCTGGCCAAGGATCCCAAGAACCGTCCTGCCAACGCGATCAAGCTGGCCGAAGCCGCCGAGGCCATCCGCAACGGCGACATCGCCACGGCCCACGCCGCCGTACCCGGCATGCTGCTGTTCGAATCCACTACCGGACCCATCACAGCGCCTGTGGACACCGCGACGGCCCCCACCGGCGTCGTCACCTCGCCTTACGGAAAAGAGCAGTCGTCGACGGCGACCTCCGCACTTCCGGTGCTGGGCGCCGGTGCAGCCGGAGCTGCTGTGGGAGCGGCCGCGGCCTCGTCCGACAATCCGCTGTCACGCGCCAACGCCCTGGAGGCAGAGCGTCAGCTGAACGACGACGAGGAAGTCGTCTACACCGATGACGAGAACTTCGACGATGCCGAGCCGGAACGCAAGAAGCGCAGCCCCTGGACTTGGCCGATGGTTGCCTTGATCCTGCTGGTGCTGTTCGCGCTGGTCGGTTTCCTGATCACTCAGTCCGGGTTCTTCTCGCCGACCCCCAGCCCGAGCCAGTCCACCACTGCCAGCACCAGCCGGTCGGCGAGCCCGACGTCGACCTCGGCTACGCCAACAGCGACGACACCTCCTCCTACGTCCGAGGCACCCTCGCCGACGCAGTCAACGCCGCAGAAGATCAACGTGATCCCCGAGCAGTATCTGGGTCAGCCCTTCCAAACCGTCAGCGCGGAACTCCGCAATCTGGGCCTCGGCGTCGACGGTGTGGAGGTCTTCAACCCGGCTGCTCCAGGGACCGTGGTGGACATCAACCCCACAGGGCCTGTTGATCCGGGACAAACCATCACGGTTCAGTACTCCAAGGGACCTGAAGCGGTCGCCGTCCCCACCATCAGCGTGGGAGCCAGCGAGTCACAGGTTCGCGCGGCCATTGAGGGCGCCGGACTGCGGTGGGTAGCCGGGGATCCGGTGAACGGAGCCGTAGGCCAACAGGCCGGTACGTTCGTAAGGTCTTCGCCGGCGGCTGGAGCTGAGGTTCCCGCAGGTTCTACAGTGACCTACTTCCTGTCCAAGGCCGTTGTACCCACCAACCCCGGTTCCTCAAGCGCCAGCCCCAGCGGCACTGGCAGCCCGAGCAACTAA
- a CDS encoding penicillin-binding protein 2 — MNQAIRSSWMAAVAMFALIFGAISYVQVIGADDLNANPWNQRAILASFCNDRGAIIVGGKPVAESVAGTESCAFQRKYNQPELYAGITGYFSKGFGSTGLELSMEDTLAGNSDQLFLDRISQMFLGNEPKGASVELTLDPEIQKLAYDLIPDGQRGSIVVTNPRTGAVLAMVSKPSYDPNLIATHDTAAAEASYAELNQVPGINLNQNVSGPTGNLLSPGSVFKLIDTAAALNSGKYNKDSELPNPSSLPLPGSSASLPNYAGGNCNVRETASFAFALEQSCNTPFASIALDLGQDAIREQAQKFGFGETFGDQLKLQQAPSIFPEDLDQAQLAQSSVGQRDVKATPLQINMMTAAIANGGVQMKPNLIKTVRAPDLRVISELRPEALRTSTTQPIAAQITEWMTSAVDNGIAKGAAVSGVKVAGKTGTAELGDSGLNNSWFTGFAPANDPQVAVTIVMEGVDVLSGAQLTSPNAKKIFEAVLNK, encoded by the coding sequence ATGAACCAGGCTATTCGCAGCTCCTGGATGGCCGCCGTCGCCATGTTCGCGTTGATCTTCGGCGCCATCAGCTATGTCCAGGTGATTGGCGCTGACGACCTCAACGCCAATCCCTGGAACCAGCGCGCCATCCTCGCCTCGTTCTGCAACGACCGCGGCGCCATCATCGTCGGCGGCAAGCCAGTGGCTGAGTCTGTTGCCGGCACAGAGTCCTGCGCGTTCCAGCGCAAGTACAACCAGCCTGAGCTCTACGCCGGCATTACCGGTTACTTCTCCAAGGGCTTCGGTTCAACCGGCTTGGAACTCTCCATGGAGGACACCCTCGCCGGCAACTCGGACCAGCTCTTCCTGGACCGCATCAGCCAGATGTTCCTGGGCAACGAGCCGAAGGGTGCATCGGTAGAACTGACCCTGGATCCTGAAATCCAAAAGTTGGCCTATGACCTCATACCCGATGGCCAGCGTGGATCCATCGTGGTCACCAACCCGAGGACCGGTGCCGTTCTGGCCATGGTGTCCAAACCGTCCTACGACCCCAATCTGATTGCAACCCATGACACGGCCGCCGCAGAAGCGAGCTACGCAGAGCTGAACCAGGTCCCGGGCATCAACCTGAACCAAAACGTCAGCGGCCCCACGGGCAACCTGCTCTCGCCGGGTTCGGTCTTCAAGCTCATCGACACAGCTGCTGCTCTGAACTCAGGCAAGTACAACAAGGACAGCGAGCTGCCGAACCCCAGCAGCCTGCCGTTGCCCGGTTCCAGTGCCAGCCTGCCCAACTACGCCGGTGGCAACTGCAACGTCCGGGAGACGGCGTCGTTCGCCTTTGCCCTGGAGCAGTCCTGCAATACTCCGTTTGCCAGCATTGCGCTGGACCTGGGCCAGGATGCCATCCGCGAACAGGCACAGAAGTTTGGCTTCGGCGAGACCTTCGGCGATCAGCTCAAGCTCCAGCAGGCGCCCAGTATTTTCCCCGAGGACCTCGACCAGGCCCAGCTCGCACAGTCCTCCGTGGGCCAGCGCGACGTCAAGGCCACCCCGCTGCAGATCAACATGATGACGGCCGCGATCGCCAATGGCGGTGTGCAGATGAAGCCGAACCTGATCAAGACGGTCCGAGCTCCTGACCTCCGGGTCATCAGCGAACTCAGGCCCGAGGCGCTCCGTACCAGCACCACCCAGCCCATCGCGGCCCAAATCACCGAGTGGATGACCAGTGCCGTGGACAACGGCATCGCCAAGGGAGCAGCCGTGTCCGGGGTCAAGGTAGCCGGCAAAACCGGTACTGCGGAGCTCGGCGATTCAGGTTTGAACAACTCATGGTTTACCGGGTTCGCCCCGGCTAACGACCCGCAAGTAGCCGTCACCATAGTCATGGAGGGTGTGGATGTGCTCAGCGGTGCCCAGCTAACCAGTCCGAACGCAAAGAAGATTTTTGAGGCGGTGTTGAATAAGTGA